The sequence TCGTTCAGCCCGGCCGGCGGCGCCATCACCCGCTCCACCGACGGGCAGGAGCTTGTGCGGGTGCGGGAGGAGTTCTTGCCGGTGGTGCGGCTTCATGAGATACACAAGCTGGCCCCCGACAGCCAGGACCTTTGCGAGGGGATACTTATCGTCATGGACACCCCGGAGGGGAACATGGCCCTGTTCGTGGACGAGATACTCGGCCAGCAGCAGACGGTGATCAAGGGGCTGTCAAAATATATTTCCGACGTGGGGAAAGTAAGGGGCGTGTCCGGCTGCACCATCCTTGGCAACGGTGACGTATGCCTCATACTCGACGTGGGCGGGCTTGTGGAGTCCCCCCGGCGATGAAGGGAGCCAAAATGTCTTCAGGCGGCGTAAAAAGCGTTTTTCCGGAGGCGGGGCGGTGACGATGGACAACGATTTCGACCTTGAAATAGACGACGACGGGGAGGACCTGCAGAAGGACAAATACCTCACCTTCCGCATATCCGGCGAGGGGTATGGGCTGGAAATCCGCCATGTGATCGAGATCATCGGCATCCAGAAGATAACCGAGGTGCCGGACATGCCCGCCTACGTCAAGGGGATGATAAACCTTCGCGGCACCGTCATCCCGATAATAGACGTGCGCGCCAGGTTCGGGCTCGACCCGAAGGAGTATGACAACAGGACATGCATCGTGGTGGTCACGCTCAATGAAACGGTGGTGGGGCTGATCGTTGACGAGGTGAGCGAGGTTGTGAACATTTTAGAGAACAATATGGAGCCTCCTCCGAAGGTGAGCCGCGGCCCAAACAGCCGGTTCATCCAGGGGCTCGGCAAGGTGGAGGAATCGGTGCGGCTGATTCTGGAAGTAAAAAAACTGTTATATGACGAGGAGCCGGCGGAAGAGGCGCTGGCGGAGAACTGATATAGCGATTGACGGTTTAAACAGAGGTTTCAGGATATGAAGATAAGGGCAAAGATCGGCGGCGGGTTCGGCATCGTGGTGCTGCTGCTGATATTCCAGAGCGTGATAGGCGTGTGGCGTCTCAACGTGGTCAACGACGGCTACAGGGGCGAAGTGATGAACGATGTGAAGGCGGAAGAGCTGGCGGCTGAGGTGAAGGTTGCCATACTCGAGGCGCTGGTGGCGGAAATCGAATTTTCCAAAAGCCAGGACAAGGCCCTTTTCGCCGCCGCCAGGGAAAAACTGGCGGGGGTGGACAAGCTCATCGGCGAGCACCTGGCCCAGCCGGAGGCCGGCGGCGCTTCCCAACTAAAGGATCTGCGGGAGCGGCTTGGCGCATACCAGAAAGCGCTGGACGAACTGGCCGGCGGCCAGGCAGACGCCACGGCGCAGCCGGCCATGATGGCCAAATTAAAGGAAGAGTCCGGCAAGCTGCATTCCATGGCCGATGACATCATAAAGTTGAACAAGAAGGCGGTGTCCGACAAGGTGCGGGAACTTTCCAACATGGCCTCCGTGGGGGTCACGCTCACATGGGTGGCATGCGCGCTTTCCGCGGTGGTCGCGATGGTGTTCGGGCAGCTATTGGCCAGGTCCGTGGCCATCCCCATGGGCAAGGCGGTGCACATGATCCGGGAGCTTGGCGAAGGGCGGCTGGACAACCGGCTACGCATGGACAGCGGCGACGAAATCGGCCAGATGGGAAAGGCCATGGACGATTTCGCGGACAACCTGCAGTTCGAGGTGGTGGCGGCGTTTGACAAGCTGGCGGAAGGGGACCTTACATTCGACGCGAAAGGGGTCATCCGCGACGGCCTCCAGAAGACCAACGAAAGCCTCAACGGGCTGATCGCGCAGATAAATTCCTCCGGCGAGCAGATAGCCACCGGCAGCGCGCTGATATCCGAATCGTCCCAGTCGCTTTTCCACGGCGCGGCGGACCAGGCCAACTCCCTCGGGCGGATAACCACCGCCATGGAGCAGATGGGGGCGCAGACATCCCACAACGCAGAGAACGCCAAGATGGCCAATACCCTGGCCGAGAGCACCAGGACCTCCGCCGAGAACGGCAACAACCACATGAAGCAGATGGTGGGCGCCATGGCGGAGATCAACGAGTCGAGCCAGAACATCTCCAAGATCATAAAAGTTATTGACGAGATAGCGTTCCAGACCAACCTTCTGGCGCTAAACGCGGCGGTGGAGGCGGCCCGGGCCGGCAAGCACGGCAAGGGTTTCGCCGTGGTGGCCGAGGAGGTGCGAAACCTCGCCGCCCGCAGCGCCCAGGCGGCCAAGGAAACGGCGGAGCTTATCGAAGGGTCCGTGGGCAAGACAAAGAACGGCGCCCAGATAGCCGACCGGACGGCGGCGGCCCTCGGGGAGATCGTCGGATCC comes from Nitrospinota bacterium and encodes:
- a CDS encoding purine-binding chemotaxis protein CheW, with translation MDNDFDLEIDDDGEDLQKDKYLTFRISGEGYGLEIRHVIEIIGIQKITEVPDMPAYVKGMINLRGTVIPIIDVRARFGLDPKEYDNRTCIVVVTLNETVVGLIVDEVSEVVNILENNMEPPPKVSRGPNSRFIQGLGKVEESVRLILEVKKLLYDEEPAEEALAEN
- a CDS encoding HAMP domain-containing protein; the protein is MKIRAKIGGGFGIVVLLLIFQSVIGVWRLNVVNDGYRGEVMNDVKAEELAAEVKVAILEALVAEIEFSKSQDKALFAAAREKLAGVDKLIGEHLAQPEAGGASQLKDLRERLGAYQKALDELAGGQADATAQPAMMAKLKEESGKLHSMADDIIKLNKKAVSDKVRELSNMASVGVTLTWVACALSAVVAMVFGQLLARSVAIPMGKAVHMIRELGEGRLDNRLRMDSGDEIGQMGKAMDDFADNLQFEVVAAFDKLAEGDLTFDAKGVIRDGLQKTNESLNGLIAQINSSGEQIATGSALISESSQSLFHGAADQANSLGRITTAMEQMGAQTSHNAENAKMANTLAESTRTSAENGNNHMKQMVGAMAEINESSQNISKIIKVIDEIAFQTNLLALNAAVEAARAGKHGKGFAVVAEEVRNLAARSAQAAKETAELIEGSVGKTKNGAQIADRTAAALGEIVGSVSQVTKLVAEISAASTEQASGIAEVNKALSQIDQVTQQNTAIAEKSASAAERLASQVGGLKEMLSRFRLKDTRRITSGSRGA